Proteins from one Planctomycetota bacterium genomic window:
- a CDS encoding O-methyltransferase, with protein MEIVPRALEDYLLSLHPRRPPEVEELERRAAETRFPIIGPLVGALCELLARSIGARRVLELGSGFGYSAWWFARSGARVVLTEYDARNLEIARRLLGASDCEYHAGDALEILPRLEGEFDLIFCDIDKADYPRAWKAALPRLRKGGLFVTDNVFWHGEVLSSQPDADARGVLEYNRLAFSTPGVRTSIVPLRDGVAVSLKT; from the coding sequence ATGGAGATCGTGCCCCGCGCGCTGGAGGACTACCTCCTCTCCCTTCACCCGCGCCGCCCGCCGGAGGTCGAGGAGCTGGAACGCCGGGCCGCCGAGACGCGGTTCCCCATCATCGGCCCCCTCGTGGGCGCCCTGTGCGAACTCCTGGCCCGTTCGATCGGTGCGCGCCGCGTCCTGGAACTCGGCAGCGGCTTCGGCTACTCCGCCTGGTGGTTCGCTCGGTCCGGCGCCCGCGTGGTCCTCACCGAGTACGACGCCCGGAATCTCGAGATCGCCCGGCGCCTGCTGGGCGCCTCCGACTGCGAGTACCACGCCGGCGACGCCCTGGAAATCCTGCCGCGCCTGGAGGGGGAGTTCGACCTCATCTTCTGCGACATCGACAAGGCCGACTACCCCCGCGCCTGGAAGGCGGCCCTGCCGCGCCTCCGCAAGGGCGGGCTCTTCGTCACCGATAACGTTTTCTGGCACGGCGAAGTCCTCTCCTCCCAACCGGATGCCGACGCCCGCGGCGTCCTCGAGTACAACCGGTTGGCCTTTTCGACTCCCGGGGTCCGGACGTCCATCGTCCCCCTGCGCGACGGCGTGGCCGTGAGCCTGAAAACGTGA
- a CDS encoding CoA-binding protein — MIITEDPEAIRRVLLGARTVAVVGCSPKPDRDSHQIARYLIEKGYGVVPVNPGADEILGRKCYPDLRSVPGKVDIVDVFRAAEHVPPIAEEAVAVGAECLWLQSGIVHDEAARRASDAGLYVVQDRCIATLHRMLVRP; from the coding sequence ATGATCATCACCGAAGACCCCGAGGCGATCCGGAGGGTCCTCCTGGGCGCCCGGACCGTGGCGGTCGTGGGCTGCTCGCCCAAGCCGGACCGGGACAGCCACCAGATCGCCCGATACCTGATCGAGAAGGGCTACGGCGTCGTGCCCGTCAACCCGGGCGCCGACGAGATCCTGGGCCGAAAGTGCTACCCGGACCTGCGCTCCGTGCCGGGGAAAGTGGACATCGTGGACGTCTTCCGCGCGGCGGAGCACGTGCCGCCGATCGCCGAGGAGGCGGTGGCCGTCGGGGCGGAGTGCCTCTGGCTTCAGAGCGGGATCGTCCATGACGAGGCGGCGCGCCGGGCGAGCGACGCCGGACTCTACGTGGTCCAGGACCGCTGCATCGCCACGCTCCACCGCATGCTCGTGCGCCCGTAG
- a CDS encoding fructose 1,6-bisphosphatase, giving the protein MDRAGRAEGGTAVDKVTLSVFKADVGGFVGHTGVHEDVLRRARELIQKAVSKGLLLDAWVGAVGDDLEVVATHERGSDAREIHKLAWDTFAVCTEVAERLKLHNPGQDLLAPTFTGHLRGLGPGYAEITFRERPSEPVIVFMADKCDLGAWNLPLYRMFADPFNTSGLLTDPSMHEGFAFELLDALEHRTITLQCPGDLYDLLMFLGSRGRFVVNKVIRRVDGVVAAAASAPRPAGAGESAGVDDPVLIVRCETGLPAVGEATEAFAFPHLVTGWMRNTHQGPLMPVPLRHARAVRFDGPPRVAAAGFQLAGGKLGGPVDLFDDPSFDAARRQAMEAAEYLRRHGPFEPHRVPHEQMGHTAFPPLLARLESRFVKVDLEERGTRVRPARRRGGGDGSE; this is encoded by the coding sequence TTGGACCGCGCGGGCCGCGCGGAAGGAGGGACCGCCGTGGACAAGGTGACGCTTTCGGTCTTCAAGGCGGACGTCGGGGGATTCGTGGGGCACACGGGGGTGCACGAGGACGTCCTCCGGCGGGCCCGGGAGCTCATCCAGAAGGCCGTCTCCAAGGGGCTGCTCCTGGACGCCTGGGTGGGGGCGGTGGGGGACGACCTCGAGGTCGTGGCCACGCACGAGCGCGGGTCCGACGCCCGGGAGATTCACAAGCTGGCGTGGGACACGTTCGCGGTCTGCACCGAGGTGGCGGAGCGGCTGAAGCTCCACAACCCGGGGCAGGACCTGCTGGCGCCGACCTTCACGGGGCACCTGCGGGGCCTGGGGCCGGGATACGCGGAGATCACCTTCCGGGAGCGGCCGAGCGAGCCGGTGATCGTGTTCATGGCGGACAAGTGCGATCTGGGGGCGTGGAACCTGCCGCTCTACCGGATGTTCGCGGACCCCTTCAACACCTCCGGCCTGCTGACCGACCCGTCGATGCACGAGGGCTTCGCGTTCGAGCTGCTCGACGCCCTGGAGCACCGGACGATCACGCTGCAATGCCCGGGGGACCTGTACGACCTTCTGATGTTCCTGGGCTCGAGGGGCCGGTTCGTGGTCAACAAGGTCATCCGCCGCGTGGACGGCGTGGTGGCGGCGGCCGCCTCGGCGCCGCGGCCGGCGGGGGCGGGCGAGTCGGCGGGGGTGGACGACCCGGTCCTCATCGTCCGGTGCGAGACGGGGCTGCCCGCCGTGGGGGAGGCCACGGAGGCGTTCGCGTTCCCGCACCTGGTGACCGGCTGGATGCGCAACACCCACCAGGGGCCGCTGATGCCGGTGCCGCTCCGGCACGCGCGGGCGGTGCGCTTCGACGGTCCGCCGCGCGTCGCCGCGGCGGGGTTCCAGCTGGCCGGAGGGAAGCTGGGCGGCCCGGTCGACCTTTTCGACGACCCCTCGTTCGACGCGGCGCGGCGCCAGGCGATGGAGGCGGCCGAGTACCTGCGCCGGCACGGGCCCTTCGAGCCGCACCGCGTGCCCCACGAGCAGATGGGCCACACGGCCTTCCCGCCGCTCCTGGCGCGCCTGGAAAGCCGCTTCGTCAAGGTGGACCTCGAGGAGCGCGGCACGCGTGTGCGGCCCGCGCGGCGCCGCGGCGGGGGCGACGGGTCGGAGTAG
- a CDS encoding GIY-YIG nuclease family protein codes for MRNRPAGPWWVYVLHSTGALTRRYVGRTRDLPGALRRHEAGRVPATRQGRPWDVVAAFALPDRARALALCAWLRSRPGRLPGGRP; via the coding sequence GTGAGAAACCGCCCCGCCGGCCCCTGGTGGGTTTATGTCCTCCACTCGACCGGCGCCCTGACCCGCCGCTACGTGGGGCGGACGCGGGACCTGCCGGGGGCCCTCCGGCGCCACGAGGCGGGCCGCGTGCCGGCCACCCGCCAGGGGCGTCCCTGGGACGTTGTCGCGGCGTTCGCCCTGCCGGACCGCGCCCGCGCCCTCGCGCTGTGCGCCTGGCTCAGGTCCCGCCCCGGGCGCCTCCCCGGAGGGAGGCCATGA
- a CDS encoding MFS transporter, with translation MRLWRYALAALVYDAVVFVVWLVIPIRAHALGATATQMGLLVTVHSVLYTLNSLAMGRLADRASKPLLALLGCAGAAAACLALRAADRLGLLFLGVPALALSASLFWPSVQGSIGSETPPARMERALGLFNVMWSVGKSLGFLSGGWLVARAGAEGTLMLAAALAVATATFYPWTPGPRAPRESLPAQDGHPAFRTMGYVANFAAYGVAAAFQTHFFAFLGSQGLGRSMDPRTFFGLFLGIVFAAQTVGFALLRRGAGWAYRRGRLYASQILMAAAAVALAVVRSDWAILAAAPALGLCLSFAYASSLYYSLHNAERHGKYSGVHEAVLGAGYFAVPLAGGALADRSGDPRAPYLLAAAAALGAVALEEAIYRRTSRSREKRSIAKSAPSSSPGCA, from the coding sequence ATGCGCCTTTGGCGGTACGCCCTGGCCGCGCTCGTCTACGACGCGGTGGTCTTCGTCGTCTGGCTGGTCATCCCGATCCGCGCGCACGCGCTGGGCGCCACCGCCACGCAGATGGGCCTGCTCGTGACGGTTCACAGCGTGCTCTACACGCTCAACAGCCTGGCCATGGGGCGGCTCGCGGACCGCGCCTCCAAGCCGCTCCTGGCTCTCCTGGGATGCGCGGGGGCCGCCGCCGCCTGCCTGGCCCTGCGGGCGGCGGACCGGCTGGGGCTGCTCTTCCTGGGGGTGCCGGCGCTGGCGCTTTCGGCCAGCCTCTTCTGGCCCAGCGTCCAGGGCTCGATCGGGTCGGAGACGCCCCCGGCGCGCATGGAGCGGGCCCTCGGGCTGTTCAACGTCATGTGGTCGGTCGGCAAATCCCTGGGCTTCCTCTCGGGTGGCTGGCTGGTCGCGCGCGCCGGCGCGGAGGGGACCCTCATGCTGGCCGCCGCCCTCGCGGTGGCCACCGCGACGTTTTACCCCTGGACCCCGGGCCCCCGGGCGCCCCGGGAGTCCCTGCCCGCGCAGGACGGGCACCCGGCCTTCCGGACGATGGGATACGTGGCCAACTTCGCCGCCTACGGCGTGGCCGCGGCGTTCCAGACCCACTTTTTCGCCTTCCTCGGCAGCCAGGGGCTGGGCCGGTCGATGGACCCCCGGACCTTCTTCGGGCTCTTCCTCGGGATCGTCTTCGCGGCCCAGACGGTCGGGTTCGCGCTTTTGCGGCGCGGCGCCGGGTGGGCGTACCGCCGGGGGCGCCTCTACGCCTCGCAGATCCTTATGGCCGCGGCGGCGGTGGCGCTGGCGGTCGTGCGAAGCGACTGGGCGATCCTGGCGGCGGCCCCGGCCCTCGGCCTGTGCCTGAGCTTCGCGTACGCGTCGAGCCTCTACTACAGCCTCCACAACGCGGAGCGGCACGGCAAGTACTCCGGCGTCCACGAGGCGGTGCTGGGGGCGGGCTACTTCGCGGTGCCGCTGGCGGGCGGGGCGCTGGCGGACCGCTCCGGAGACCCCCGGGCGCCTTACCTCCTGGCCGCGGCCGCCGCCCTCGGGGCCGTCGCCCTCGAGGAGGCGATCTACCGCAGGACCTCCAGGAGCCGCGAGAAGCGATCGATCGCGAAATCCGCGCCGTCCAGCTCCCCCGGCTGCGCGTAG
- a CDS encoding phospholipase D-like domain-containing protein, which translates to MLQRLFESVFRNGAPAAPEGHGTAALVLSLPVPIRAPVESRLPGVLSTAEVFRRLFAEARASLKVFSPYVDPTFTSLAQAARAPIQVVTTLREARQRSNPVLERFASTRPLAVRYLHEKHARAQMFQLHAKMVLADASAAYLGSANLTDTSLHYNFELGIYLEDRDLVARLHTLFDYVFDFAAKPAEAL; encoded by the coding sequence ATGCTGCAAAGGCTGTTCGAAAGCGTGTTCCGCAACGGAGCCCCCGCGGCGCCCGAGGGCCACGGAACCGCCGCGCTCGTCCTCTCCCTGCCCGTTCCCATCCGCGCGCCCGTCGAGTCGCGCCTCCCGGGCGTCCTCTCCACCGCCGAGGTCTTCCGCCGCCTCTTCGCCGAGGCCCGTGCCTCCCTCAAGGTCTTCTCGCCCTACGTGGATCCCACCTTCACCAGCCTCGCCCAGGCGGCCCGCGCGCCCATCCAGGTCGTCACCACCCTCCGCGAGGCCCGCCAGCGCTCCAACCCCGTCCTGGAACGCTTCGCCTCCACCCGGCCGCTCGCCGTCCGCTACCTCCACGAAAAGCACGCCCGCGCGCAGATGTTCCAGCTCCACGCCAAAATGGTCCTGGCCGACGCCTCCGCGGCCTACCTCGGCAGCGCGAACCTCACCGACACGAGCCTGCACTACAACTTCGAGCTGGGGATCTACCTCGAAGACCGCGACCTCGTCGCGCGGCTGCACACGCTCTTCGACTACGTCTTCGATTTCGCGGCCAAGCCCGCGGAGGCGCTGTGA
- a CDS encoding phosphoglycerate kinase — protein sequence YSLRPVAEHLSKLLGRPVAFGEPSGDLSLLENIRFDPGEEKNDEALARKLAALAEVYVNDAFGTAHRAHASTAGVARFFSVRAAGFLMEKEIEYLGKVLHGPEKPFVAILGGAKVSDKILIVEQLARKVDALLVGGGMAYTLLKAQGRPVGASKVEADKLEVARTILSSARVVLPVDHVAADRFDAAARTQIVENVPDGWMGLDIGPRTVELFKAELARARTVLWNGPLGVFEMEPFARGTRAIAEFLAGLRGATTVVGGGDTAAAVEAFGVADRMSHVSTGGGASLEFLEGKELPGIAALSER from the coding sequence GTATTCGCTCCGGCCCGTCGCGGAGCATCTCTCGAAGCTTCTGGGGCGTCCCGTGGCGTTCGGGGAGCCTTCGGGGGATCTCTCGCTTCTGGAGAACATCCGGTTCGACCCCGGGGAGGAGAAGAACGACGAGGCGCTGGCGCGGAAGCTGGCCGCCCTGGCGGAGGTCTACGTGAACGACGCGTTCGGGACGGCGCACCGGGCGCACGCGTCGACGGCCGGCGTGGCCCGTTTCTTCTCCGTCCGGGCGGCCGGATTTCTCATGGAAAAGGAGATCGAGTATCTCGGAAAAGTGCTTCACGGCCCGGAGAAGCCTTTCGTGGCGATTCTGGGCGGAGCGAAAGTGTCCGACAAGATCCTCATCGTCGAGCAGCTCGCGCGGAAGGTGGACGCGCTGCTCGTGGGCGGGGGGATGGCGTACACGCTTCTTAAGGCGCAGGGCCGGCCTGTGGGGGCCTCGAAGGTGGAGGCGGACAAGCTGGAGGTCGCGCGCACGATCCTGAGCTCGGCGCGGGTGGTCCTGCCGGTCGATCACGTGGCGGCCGACCGCTTCGACGCGGCGGCGCGGACGCAGATCGTGGAGAACGTGCCCGACGGCTGGATGGGGCTGGACATCGGGCCGCGGACGGTGGAGCTTTTCAAGGCGGAACTCGCCCGGGCGCGCACGGTCCTCTGGAACGGCCCGCTGGGGGTCTTCGAGATGGAGCCGTTCGCCCGGGGGACGCGGGCGATCGCCGAGTTCCTGGCCGGCCTGCGGGGGGCGACGACCGTGGTGGGCGGCGGCGACACGGCCGCGGCGGTCGAGGCCTTCGGGGTGGCGGACCGGATGTCGCACGTCTCGACGGGCGGGGGGGCGTCGTTGGAGTTCCTGGAAGGCAAGGAGCTGCCGGGGATCGCGGCCCTCTCGGAGCGCTGA
- a CDS encoding ribulose-phosphate 3-epimerase, with protein MRPIKLAPSILNADYGCLRDEIRKAEAGGADMIHVDVMDAHFVPNLSMGPAVVESLRKVTRLPIDVHLMVREPEKFVDPFASAGADSITFHAEAVAQDYALVHRGRGWALRLVCRDFYDRRRLERTLEAIRARGKRAAVALNPDTDAEAVDFLDRVDMVLAMTVWPGFGGQKFIESVLPKVSKLRKAAPEVDIQVDGGVDLGSAGPAAAAGANVLVAGTSVFHAPDPAAVLRAMREKAEQARGV; from the coding sequence ATGAGACCGATCAAGCTGGCGCCTTCGATCCTGAACGCGGACTACGGCTGCCTGCGCGACGAGATCCGCAAGGCCGAGGCGGGCGGGGCGGACATGATCCACGTGGACGTCATGGACGCCCACTTCGTGCCGAACCTGTCGATGGGCCCGGCGGTGGTGGAGTCCCTGCGCAAGGTGACCCGGCTGCCGATCGACGTGCACCTCATGGTCCGGGAGCCGGAGAAGTTCGTGGACCCCTTCGCCTCGGCGGGGGCGGATTCGATCACCTTCCACGCGGAGGCGGTGGCGCAGGACTACGCGCTCGTGCACCGCGGTCGCGGCTGGGCGCTGCGGCTGGTGTGCCGGGACTTCTACGACCGAAGGCGGCTGGAGCGGACGCTCGAGGCCATCCGCGCGCGGGGCAAGCGCGCGGCCGTGGCCCTCAACCCCGACACGGACGCGGAGGCCGTGGACTTCCTGGACCGCGTGGACATGGTCCTGGCGATGACGGTATGGCCGGGCTTCGGGGGGCAAAAATTCATTGAATCCGTGCTCCCGAAAGTCTCTAAATTGAGGAAAGCGGCCCCGGAGGTCGATATTCAAGTGGACGGCGGGGTGGACCTCGGGTCGGCCGGGCCCGCGGCGGCCGCGGGGGCCAACGTCCTGGTGGCGGGGACCTCGGTGTTCCACGCGCCCGACCCGGCGGCGGTGCTGAGGGCGATGCGCGAGAAGGCGGAGCAGGCCCGTGGCGTTTGA
- the accD gene encoding acetyl-CoA carboxylase, carboxyltransferase subunit beta, translated as MAFEKIKKFISRKKQIPGDLWMKCPDCGGMIFKKVVEDRKRVCPDCLYHFTLTPRERIELLLDAGSFAEHWADLAPVDALEFEGEISYRKKLESAQRETGQKDACVVGTGRIDGREVVFGVTDSRFMMGSMGSVVGEKVARAFELAAERRLPVVFVSGSGGGARMFEGCLSLMQMAKTSAAVARHGEAGGLYISILTHPTMAGVMASFAALGDVMIAEPKALIGFTGPRVIEQTIKQELPKGFQTSEFLLEHGFLDRVVERSRLKEEVSRILAYLA; from the coding sequence GTGGCGTTTGAGAAGATCAAGAAGTTCATCTCCCGCAAGAAGCAGATCCCCGGGGACCTGTGGATGAAGTGCCCCGACTGCGGGGGCATGATCTTCAAGAAGGTGGTCGAGGACCGCAAGCGCGTCTGCCCGGACTGCCTGTATCACTTCACGCTCACCCCGCGGGAGCGGATCGAGCTCCTCCTGGACGCCGGGTCGTTCGCGGAGCACTGGGCGGACCTGGCGCCGGTGGACGCCCTCGAGTTCGAGGGGGAGATCTCCTACCGCAAGAAGCTGGAGTCCGCCCAGCGCGAGACGGGGCAGAAGGACGCCTGCGTGGTGGGGACCGGGCGCATCGACGGCCGGGAGGTCGTCTTCGGGGTGACCGACTCGCGCTTCATGATGGGCAGCATGGGGTCGGTGGTGGGCGAGAAGGTGGCCCGCGCCTTCGAGCTGGCCGCGGAGCGGCGGTTGCCGGTGGTCTTCGTCTCCGGCTCGGGCGGCGGCGCGCGGATGTTCGAGGGATGCCTTTCCCTCATGCAGATGGCCAAGACCTCGGCGGCCGTGGCCCGCCACGGCGAGGCCGGCGGGCTCTACATCTCGATCCTCACGCACCCGACCATGGCCGGCGTCATGGCGAGCTTCGCGGCCCTCGGGGACGTCATGATCGCCGAGCCCAAGGCCCTCATCGGCTTCACCGGCCCGCGCGTCATCGAGCAGACGATCAAGCAGGAGCTGCCGAAAGGGTTCCAGACGTCCGAGTTCCTCCTGGAGCACGGCTTCCTCGACCGGGTGGTCGAGCGCAGCCGCCTCAAGGAGGAGGTATCCCGGATTTTGGCGTACCTGGCCTGA
- a CDS encoding sigma-70 family RNA polymerase sigma factor, protein MGGMSFIRQESGVEQYLKEIQDVPLLTAEQERQLARRMKHLNSADPDKQRDAREAREQFIKANLRLVVSVAKNYLNKGLAFLDLIEEGNIGLLKAVQRFDPRRKCRFSTYATWWIRQAIRRALVNTAKTVRVPSYMVEIIAKWKVVQNEFTQKHGRKPDIHEIAEAMDLGEESLEILKRAINASDNFSRPVSLDVMWPTNEVADHKESSSPDKTVFSQMDSERIEQLLRSINEREAAVLRLRYGLYDGQPMTLGDIGKRLRITRERVRQIEKIALRKLNKRLAARQEDE, encoded by the coding sequence ATGGGGGGCATGTCCTTCATCCGTCAGGAGTCCGGGGTCGAGCAGTACCTGAAGGAAATCCAGGACGTCCCCCTCCTGACCGCCGAGCAGGAGCGGCAGCTGGCCCGGCGGATGAAGCACCTCAACTCCGCGGACCCCGACAAGCAGCGGGACGCGCGCGAGGCCCGCGAGCAGTTCATCAAGGCGAACCTCCGCCTCGTCGTCAGCGTGGCCAAGAACTACCTCAACAAGGGCCTCGCGTTCCTCGACCTCATCGAGGAGGGGAACATCGGGCTGCTGAAGGCCGTCCAGCGCTTCGACCCGCGCCGCAAGTGCCGCTTCTCCACCTACGCCACCTGGTGGATCCGCCAGGCCATCCGCCGCGCCCTCGTCAACACCGCCAAGACCGTCCGCGTCCCCTCCTACATGGTCGAGATCATCGCCAAGTGGAAGGTCGTCCAGAACGAGTTCACCCAGAAGCACGGCCGCAAGCCCGACATCCACGAGATCGCCGAGGCGATGGACCTGGGGGAGGAGAGCCTGGAGATCCTCAAGCGCGCGATCAACGCCTCGGACAACTTCTCCCGCCCCGTCAGCCTCGACGTCATGTGGCCCACCAACGAGGTGGCCGACCACAAGGAAAGCTCCTCGCCCGACAAGACCGTCTTCTCCCAGATGGATTCCGAGCGCATCGAGCAGCTCCTGCGCTCGATCAACGAGCGCGAGGCGGCGGTGCTCCGCCTGCGCTACGGTCTCTACGACGGGCAGCCGATGACGCTCGGGGACATCGGCAAGCGCCTCCGGATCACGCGCGAGCGCGTCCGGCAGATCGAGAAGATCGCGCTGCGCAAGCTCAACAAGCGCCTGGCGGCCCGCCAGGAAGACGAGTAG
- a CDS encoding HAD-IA family hydrolase, with amino-acid sequence MSYDLLVFDLDGTLVDSAEDISAALRRVLARLGRPPVTHEKVVASIGRGVRKLIERTSEPPHEPVVEAFLAEYAAHLLDRTRLYPGVEETLAVLPARKVVLSNKPERLCRRIVEGLGIAGRFEAVYGGDSFPTRKPDPAVFRAAARGARRPLMVGDSGVDLETARAAGAAMCAVTYGYAQPGELDGADFAIDRFSRLLEVLR; translated from the coding sequence GTGAGCTACGATCTCCTGGTCTTCGATCTGGACGGCACCCTCGTCGACAGCGCGGAGGACATCTCGGCGGCGCTGCGGCGGGTCCTGGCCCGCCTGGGCCGGCCCCCCGTGACGCACGAGAAAGTCGTGGCCTCGATCGGCCGCGGCGTCCGCAAGCTCATCGAGCGCACCTCGGAGCCGCCGCACGAGCCTGTGGTGGAGGCGTTCCTGGCGGAGTACGCGGCCCACCTCCTGGACCGGACGCGCCTCTATCCGGGCGTGGAGGAAACCCTGGCCGTCCTGCCGGCACGGAAGGTCGTCCTCTCCAACAAGCCCGAGCGGCTCTGCCGCAGGATCGTCGAGGGCCTCGGCATCGCCGGCCGTTTCGAGGCGGTCTACGGGGGGGATTCCTTCCCGACGCGCAAGCCCGACCCCGCCGTCTTCCGGGCCGCCGCCCGGGGCGCCCGCCGGCCGCTCATGGTCGGCGACAGCGGCGTGGACCTCGAGACGGCGCGGGCCGCGGGGGCGGCCATGTGCGCCGTCACGTACGGCTACGCGCAGCCGGGGGAGCTGGACGGCGCGGATTTCGCGATCGATCGCTTCTCGCGGCTCCTGGAGGTCCTGCGGTAG
- the trpS gene encoding tryptophan--tRNA ligase — translation MRVVSGMRPTGPLHVGHYFGVLRTWAALQREHECFFFAADWHVLTDRQEEPGRVGGWIREMVADWIACGVDPERAVIFVQSAVPEHLELFWILGSLAPVGMLERVPTYKEEAARLEGRETPAYALLGYPLLQAADVALYKGEVVPVGEDQVAHLELARELVRRLRRAHGVELPEPQALLTDAPRLVGTDGRAKMSKKLDNCIYLSDDAATVERRVRGMYTDPRRVRADVPGTVEGNPVFVYHDLFNPDRAEVEDLKARYREGRVGDVEVKAKLARAVNAFLEPLRRRRAEVLADGEGLERILERGIERAREAARETLAEVRKALGGNSIAFGGGLR, via the coding sequence ATGCGGGTGGTTTCCGGCATGCGTCCCACGGGGCCGCTGCACGTGGGTCACTACTTCGGGGTTCTGCGCACGTGGGCGGCGCTTCAGCGCGAGCACGAGTGCTTCTTCTTCGCGGCCGACTGGCACGTGCTGACGGACCGGCAGGAGGAGCCGGGGCGGGTGGGGGGGTGGATCCGGGAGATGGTGGCGGACTGGATCGCCTGCGGGGTGGATCCGGAGCGCGCGGTGATTTTCGTGCAGTCGGCGGTTCCGGAGCATCTGGAGCTTTTCTGGATTCTGGGGTCGCTGGCGCCGGTGGGGATGCTGGAGCGGGTGCCGACGTATAAGGAAGAAGCGGCGAGGCTGGAGGGCAGGGAGACGCCGGCCTACGCGCTTCTCGGGTATCCGCTCCTCCAGGCGGCGGACGTGGCGCTCTACAAGGGGGAGGTGGTGCCCGTCGGGGAGGACCAGGTGGCGCACCTGGAGCTGGCGCGGGAACTCGTGCGGAGGCTCCGGCGCGCGCACGGGGTGGAGCTCCCGGAGCCGCAGGCGCTCCTGACGGATGCGCCGCGCCTGGTGGGGACGGACGGGCGGGCGAAGATGTCCAAGAAGCTCGACAACTGCATTTATCTTTCCGACGACGCCGCGACGGTGGAGCGCCGGGTGCGGGGGATGTACACGGACCCGCGGCGGGTTCGGGCGGACGTGCCGGGGACGGTGGAGGGAAATCCGGTCTTCGTTTATCACGACCTTTTCAATCCCGACCGGGCGGAAGTGGAGGATCTCAAGGCGCGATACCGCGAGGGGCGGGTGGGGGACGTCGAGGTGAAGGCCAAACTGGCGCGGGCGGTGAATGCGTTCCTGGAGCCCCTTCGGCGCCGTCGGGCGGAGGTTCTGGCGGACGGGGAGGGGCTGGAGCGGATCCTCGAGCGGGGCATCGAACGGGCGCGGGAGGCGGCGCGGGAGACGCTGGCGGAGGTGCGGAAGGCGCTCGGGGGGAATTCTATCGCTTTCGGGGGAGGGCTTCGGTAG
- a CDS encoding class I fructose-bisphosphate aldolase, whose protein sequence is MLDTIVRHLGDKADYLLGFKNPKIPRERLHVPGPDWVDRIFAPSDRNNRVLANLQRLFGTGRLAGTGYLSILPVDQGIEHSAGASFAKNPDYFDPENIVRLAIEGGCNAVASTFGVLGAVARKYAHRIPFLVKINHNELLTYPNKYDQVLFGTVKEAWDMGAAAIGATIYFGSPESTRQIVEISQAFACAHELGMATVLWCYTRNPAFKKDKDYHVAADLTGQANHLGVTIQADIVKQKLPENNGGFKALNTGSSSYGKLDERMYTDLASDHPIDLCRYQVANGYMGRAGLINSGGPSGKNDFAEAVVTAVINKRAGGMGLISGRKAFQRPLKEGAELLHAIQDVYLCKEVTVA, encoded by the coding sequence ATGCTCGACACGATCGTCCGACACCTCGGAGACAAGGCGGATTACCTCCTGGGCTTCAAGAACCCCAAGATCCCCCGCGAGCGGCTCCACGTCCCCGGCCCGGACTGGGTGGACCGCATCTTCGCCCCCAGCGACCGCAACAACCGCGTCCTGGCCAACCTCCAGCGCCTGTTCGGGACGGGCCGCCTGGCCGGCACGGGATACCTCTCGATCCTCCCCGTGGACCAGGGCATCGAGCACTCCGCGGGCGCCAGCTTCGCCAAGAACCCCGACTACTTCGATCCCGAGAACATCGTGCGCCTGGCGATCGAGGGCGGGTGCAACGCCGTGGCCTCCACCTTCGGCGTGCTCGGCGCCGTGGCCCGCAAGTACGCCCACCGCATTCCGTTCCTCGTCAAGATCAATCACAACGAACTGCTGACCTACCCGAACAAGTACGACCAGGTCCTCTTCGGCACCGTCAAGGAGGCCTGGGACATGGGCGCGGCCGCGATCGGCGCCACGATCTACTTCGGCTCGCCGGAATCCACGCGCCAGATCGTCGAAATCTCCCAGGCCTTCGCCTGCGCCCACGAGCTGGGCATGGCGACCGTCCTCTGGTGCTACACCCGCAACCCCGCCTTCAAGAAGGACAAGGACTACCACGTGGCCGCGGACCTCACCGGCCAGGCCAACCACCTCGGCGTCACGATCCAGGCCGACATCGTCAAGCAGAAGCTCCCGGAGAACAACGGCGGCTTCAAGGCCCTCAACACGGGAAGCTCCAGCTACGGGAAGCTCGACGAGCGCATGTACACGGACCTGGCCAGCGACCACCCGATCGACCTGTGCCGCTACCAGGTGGCCAACGGCTACATGGGGCGGGCCGGCCTGATCAACTCCGGCGGGCCGTCGGGGAAGAACGACTTCGCCGAGGCCGTCGTGACCGCCGTCATCAACAAGCGGGCCGGCGGGATGGGCCTCATCTCGGGGCGCAAGGCGTTCCAGCGGCCGCTCAAGGAGGGCGCGGAGCTCCTCCACGCGATCCAGGACGTCTACCTCTGCAAGGAAGTGACCGTCGCCTGA